A single genomic interval of Halobacillus halophilus DSM 2266 harbors:
- the copZ gene encoding copper chaperone CopZ: MQTTIKVEGMTCEHCEKAVTGALKELDGVEEVQVDLATGNVEVSTSKEVSREAMADTIEDQGYDVVS, encoded by the coding sequence ATGCAAACTACCATTAAAGTCGAAGGTATGACGTGTGAACATTGTGAAAAAGCCGTTACCGGCGCTTTGAAGGAATTAGATGGTGTTGAAGAAGTTCAAGTTGACCTGGCTACGGGAAATGTCGAGGTTTCGACGAGTAAAGAAGTGAGTAGAGAAGCGATGGCCGATACGATTGAAGACCAGGGTTATGACGTTGTTTCATAA
- the csaB gene encoding polysaccharide pyruvyl transferase CsaB, with protein MMMHVVLSGYFGFHNTGDEAILSSMIKQLRTLQPDIRITVLSDDLIHTTTTYGVETVSRWNFLDIRRVLQASDGLISGGGSLLQDATGPKSIVYYTTIINMAKWLGKPVFIYAQGMGPFNQLVGKRLTRYTLNRVDGLTVRDQDSKPRLESLGVQQECFVVPDAVFGYEAPSVQKKHQIAVSVRSWDGSESYIPKLAFACDQLAQQGFSILFVPMHGQEDERFAKLVELQMTEPAVVAPGDDSIEEKLERIAESELLIGMRLHALIFAAVSHTPFLPLSYDPKIDSFAGMYELDNGWHVTAENWDGHLLFKEAKRLLDQRRRIGKKIAATTARLHDEALSTTKQALQVLQK; from the coding sequence ATGATGATGCACGTCGTGTTATCCGGTTATTTCGGTTTTCACAATACAGGAGATGAAGCTATTCTCTCCTCCATGATTAAACAGCTTCGCACCCTCCAACCTGATATTCGCATTACGGTTCTTTCGGATGATCTGATCCATACCACTACCACCTATGGAGTAGAAACCGTCAGCCGCTGGAATTTCCTTGACATTCGTCGCGTACTGCAAGCAAGTGATGGGCTGATATCAGGTGGCGGCAGTCTGCTGCAGGATGCTACCGGTCCAAAGTCGATCGTCTACTATACTACGATTATCAATATGGCAAAGTGGCTCGGCAAACCCGTATTCATCTATGCCCAGGGAATGGGACCGTTTAACCAGCTGGTTGGAAAGAGACTGACCAGGTACACTCTGAATCGTGTTGACGGACTTACCGTTCGCGACCAGGACTCTAAACCGCGTCTCGAATCACTTGGGGTGCAGCAGGAGTGCTTTGTCGTACCCGATGCAGTCTTTGGCTATGAAGCCCCGTCTGTACAGAAGAAGCACCAGATCGCCGTCAGTGTTCGATCATGGGATGGTTCCGAATCCTATATTCCAAAGCTTGCTTTTGCCTGTGACCAGCTGGCCCAGCAAGGTTTCTCCATTCTATTTGTACCGATGCACGGTCAGGAGGATGAACGCTTTGCAAAACTCGTAGAACTGCAAATGACCGAACCGGCCGTCGTCGCCCCGGGGGATGACTCCATAGAGGAAAAGCTCGAGCGGATCGCAGAATCAGAGCTTCTGATCGGTATGCGTCTGCATGCGCTTATATTTGCAGCCGTAAGTCATACGCCGTTCCTCCCGCTCTCGTATGATCCGAAAATTGATTCCTTCGCTGGTATGTATGAGCTGGATAATGGATGGCACGTGACAGCGGAAAATTGGGACGGACATCTTTTATTTAAGGAAGCGAAACGATTGCTGGATCAAAGGAGAAGAATTGGGAAAAAGATTGCTGCCACTACAGCAAGATTGCACGATGAGGCTCTTTCTACAACGAAACAGGCCCTGCAGGTGCTCCAAAAATAA
- a CDS encoding putative polysaccharide biosynthesis protein translates to MSHSTFLKSTFILTLAALFSKILGSLFRIPLQNIAGDEVLGIFTLVYPVYMVTLILSVAGIPLAISKLIAEARTEENHLHIRRIYVTASILGLLFGLVSFTLIAVFSSPISQLLGGPETEPALLLVATGLLIAPYMAVYRGYFQGFDHMNPTAISQVLEQFFRAALVLLIAYVLTHLPFSNEWIAGGIMAGSLFGVIASFIYLRFTYVRSPQRIQKSTSYSFRDFKTWSRTILRISIPIAIGTVTMALLNFVDSFTIPFSLDRHHGEASPSITYLYGIYGRGLSLVQIATVFATSIILPLVPLLTSKKKEGDRTDMRSTIEVTHRLTNLISWPAAMGLAALAIPLNVALFTNAEGSFVIAILGVSSVFTSLTIVGTGILQGLDFARKAAIIIIAGVISKVFLNLWLVEWLGLEGAGLSTLIVYVLLAIVNSFFIVRYISFTIVSKSDLKIIGSSLVMGILVGLPALYYSIADWGRWEAFTYSILAIVGGGIAYIGCLYVLKAIDRETLKRMPMFGKYFS, encoded by the coding sequence ATGAGTCACTCAACCTTTTTAAAAAGCACCTTCATCTTAACTCTGGCTGCCCTGTTCTCTAAAATACTGGGCAGCTTATTCCGTATTCCACTCCAAAATATTGCCGGGGACGAAGTACTTGGAATCTTCACCCTGGTCTATCCCGTTTATATGGTCACGCTCATTTTATCCGTCGCCGGGATTCCCCTTGCCATCTCCAAATTGATCGCAGAAGCCCGTACGGAAGAAAACCATTTACATATTCGACGCATTTACGTGACCGCAAGTATTCTCGGTCTTTTATTTGGTTTGGTCAGCTTTACCCTGATCGCTGTATTCTCTTCCCCGATCAGTCAATTACTCGGGGGACCGGAAACTGAACCAGCCCTGCTGCTTGTAGCGACCGGACTGTTAATCGCTCCGTACATGGCTGTTTACCGCGGCTATTTCCAGGGCTTCGATCATATGAATCCAACCGCTATTTCGCAGGTGCTCGAACAGTTTTTCCGTGCAGCGCTTGTATTGCTTATCGCCTACGTATTGACTCACCTGCCCTTCTCAAATGAATGGATTGCTGGAGGCATTATGGCGGGATCCCTGTTCGGGGTGATCGCGTCGTTCATCTACTTACGCTTCACTTATGTGAGATCACCGCAACGGATTCAAAAAAGCACATCCTATTCGTTTCGTGATTTCAAAACGTGGAGCCGCACCATTCTCCGGATTTCTATTCCCATCGCTATTGGGACCGTGACAATGGCTTTGCTTAATTTTGTCGATTCGTTTACGATTCCGTTCAGTCTGGACCGTCACCACGGAGAGGCCTCCCCTTCTATTACGTACCTGTACGGAATTTATGGGCGCGGCCTGTCTCTCGTGCAAATTGCCACTGTATTTGCAACATCTATTATCCTTCCGCTCGTCCCGTTACTGACGTCGAAGAAAAAGGAAGGCGACCGAACCGATATGCGTTCCACCATTGAAGTGACCCACCGGCTTACGAACTTAATTTCGTGGCCGGCAGCGATGGGACTTGCCGCTCTCGCTATTCCGTTAAACGTCGCCCTGTTCACGAATGCGGAGGGCAGCTTCGTCATCGCGATTCTCGGCGTAAGCTCTGTCTTCACCTCGCTTACGATTGTTGGTACCGGTATCCTGCAGGGTCTTGATTTTGCTCGAAAAGCGGCGATTATTATTATCGCCGGAGTAATCAGTAAAGTCTTTCTCAACCTGTGGCTCGTTGAGTGGCTGGGTCTTGAAGGCGCCGGTCTCTCTACCCTGATTGTCTACGTGCTCCTGGCCATCGTGAACAGCTTTTTTATTGTCCGGTACATCTCCTTTACGATCGTGTCCAAGAGCGACTTGAAAATCATCGGCTCGTCTCTTGTGATGGGGATCCTGGTCGGCTTGCCGGCTCTGTATTACTCTATAGCCGACTGGGGAAGATGGGAAGCCTTTACTTACTCCATTCTTGCCATTGTGGGCGGCGGTATCGCGTATATCGGGTGCCTGTATGTTCTGAAAGCCATCGATCGTGAGACCCTGAAGCGCATGCCGATGTTCGGAAAATATTTCAGTTAA
- a CDS encoding DUF6376 family protein, with protein sequence MYGYFFIVVMLFLSGCSFLEGVNNSLNYVNEATEYANEVSTFTSEVPGLAEQAVTDQQAADELETRMEEMKANIEEFNELDAPQAGADLHQQVVERNNQALEGIQMYLDNIENGKLDASVIENTEVFQSLREITEVIDQIKQLGE encoded by the coding sequence GTGTATGGATATTTTTTCATTGTGGTTATGTTGTTTCTGAGCGGGTGTTCGTTCCTTGAAGGGGTGAACAACTCCTTGAATTATGTGAATGAAGCTACTGAGTACGCGAATGAAGTCAGCACGTTTACCAGCGAAGTTCCTGGGCTTGCGGAGCAAGCGGTGACCGATCAGCAGGCGGCAGATGAATTGGAAACGCGTATGGAAGAGATGAAAGCAAATATTGAAGAATTTAATGAGCTTGATGCCCCGCAGGCAGGAGCGGATTTGCACCAGCAAGTGGTGGAACGAAACAATCAGGCGCTCGAGGGCATTCAGATGTATTTAGACAATATAGAGAATGGTAAGCTGGACGCCTCGGTAATTGAGAATACGGAAGTTTTCCAGTCATTGAGAGAAATTACAGAAGTTATCGATCAGATTAAGCAATTGGGAGAATGA
- a CDS encoding methyl-accepting chemotaxis protein, with protein sequence MKKFKYKMLLAFGVVLFLAFTGMGSYNLYTNYQHNQQQVESYETNLLEAFDLRIKNEVNTAMSLLQSAYSQYKLGEMSEPEAKELGRKLVKELRYGSDGYFWIDGIDGELIAHPMLPEKEGSNRIDIQDPEGTYLVQNIVSAATEGESGGYSEYMWEKPGEEGLVAKRAYSELFEPWDYIVSTGNYTDEIDALTAQKADEYNQKMVRDMLVGGGIVAVLLLLSAILALLFSNRISRKLTEMTAHVNQVANKNLEVEDLSTRSRDEFGELSHAINQMTMNLRLMIGNVSDASKDLSQQSEELTHSADDVQQGTNQIVHTMEELSAGVESQADYTTSLAESTDKLVQRIQHAQEMGDSVYTHSTQAMQMSQEGRTMMKQSVEQMHAIDEIVKSSVTKVKGLDAQTKEITKIGSVIKDIADQTNLLSLNAAIEAARAGESGKGFAVVAEEVRKLADQVAHSVVDINQIVANIQEESTYVSDSLTTGYEEVNKGTQQINATEERFESIHTSVSGMVDQIQQISANLTEITEESSEMNQSIAGIAALSEESAAGVQQVTASAQQSNSAMEEITSSTKKLSQLSEDLNSQVNEFHWTEDAETEQKEEPDDEHPPIDKAG encoded by the coding sequence ATGAAGAAATTTAAGTACAAAATGCTGTTGGCCTTTGGAGTTGTCCTGTTCCTGGCTTTTACAGGAATGGGATCTTACAATCTGTACACAAACTACCAGCATAATCAGCAGCAAGTTGAGAGTTACGAGACGAATTTATTAGAAGCTTTCGATTTACGGATTAAAAATGAAGTGAATACGGCTATGTCTTTGCTTCAATCCGCCTACAGCCAGTATAAACTGGGAGAAATGTCAGAGCCGGAAGCCAAGGAATTAGGCAGGAAGCTCGTGAAGGAGCTTCGCTACGGGAGTGATGGCTATTTCTGGATTGACGGTATTGATGGAGAGCTGATCGCGCACCCGATGTTACCGGAGAAGGAAGGTAGCAACCGTATCGACATTCAGGATCCGGAAGGCACCTATTTGGTTCAGAATATTGTTTCGGCTGCTACAGAGGGCGAGAGTGGCGGCTATTCAGAGTACATGTGGGAGAAGCCGGGAGAAGAGGGTCTGGTGGCTAAGCGTGCCTATTCTGAGTTATTTGAGCCATGGGACTATATTGTCAGTACCGGCAATTATACAGATGAGATTGATGCCCTAACCGCTCAAAAAGCAGACGAGTATAATCAGAAAATGGTGCGTGACATGCTGGTCGGCGGGGGCATTGTGGCTGTCCTGCTTCTCCTTTCCGCGATACTTGCCCTTCTGTTCAGCAATCGCATCTCGAGGAAGTTAACGGAAATGACGGCGCATGTGAATCAGGTAGCTAATAAAAATCTTGAAGTAGAGGATTTATCGACTCGCAGTCGGGATGAATTTGGCGAGCTCAGCCACGCCATTAATCAAATGACGATGAACCTGCGCCTTATGATCGGTAATGTCTCAGATGCTTCCAAAGACTTGTCCCAGCAGAGCGAAGAGCTTACGCATTCGGCTGATGATGTTCAGCAGGGGACCAACCAGATTGTGCACACCATGGAGGAATTATCAGCAGGTGTAGAGTCCCAGGCTGATTATACGACGAGTCTGGCTGAATCAACGGATAAATTGGTCCAGCGCATTCAGCATGCCCAGGAAATGGGAGACTCCGTCTATACTCATTCCACACAGGCGATGCAAATGTCGCAGGAAGGACGGACAATGATGAAGCAATCCGTCGAGCAGATGCACGCAATCGATGAGATTGTGAAAAGCTCCGTTACGAAGGTAAAAGGACTGGATGCCCAAACGAAGGAAATCACTAAAATAGGCAGCGTGATTAAAGATATTGCTGACCAGACCAATCTGTTGTCCTTGAATGCGGCCATTGAAGCAGCAAGAGCAGGGGAAAGCGGAAAAGGATTTGCCGTAGTGGCCGAAGAAGTAAGGAAGCTCGCTGACCAGGTCGCTCATTCTGTCGTGGATATTAACCAGATTGTTGCAAACATTCAAGAAGAGTCTACGTACGTATCCGATTCTTTGACAACGGGATATGAAGAAGTGAATAAAGGTACACAGCAGATTAATGCAACGGAGGAGAGGTTTGAAAGTATTCATACGTCGGTATCCGGAATGGTGGACCAGATTCAGCAGATCTCTGCCAATCTTACCGAAATTACAGAGGAAAGCAGCGAAATGAATCAGTCCATCGCCGGCATCGCCGCTTTATCGGAAGAATCAGCTGCCGGGGTGCAGCAGGTTACAGCCTCCGCTCAGCAGTCCAACAGTGCGATGGAGGAAATAACTTCAAGCACGAAGAAGCTTTCGCAGCTCTCCGAAGATTTGAACAGTCAGGTGAATGAGTTCCATTGGACGGAAGACGCCGAAACAGAACAAAAGGAAGAGCCCGACGATGAGCATCCTCCGATTGATAAGGCTGGGTAA
- a CDS encoding F510_1955 family glycosylhydrolase, whose product MKIKIGMIMFISMLILAACSSDSNQNETSEESSEQKESVEKSTASFDGSLEHVHGIGYMDADTLAYAAHSGIKLHKGGEWLESIHHKNDYMGFNVVDNGFYTSGHPGEGSDLPNPIGLQKGKVMEEDLSALGFEGESDFHAMGVGARNHAVYVLNEHANSEMEQGLYRSLDDGESWEKLAAENSGEKIFQIAVHPDDENRVALATASGIYVSEDGGETFSRISEEGQGSGLHFSEDRLYYGLYTGTPSLSVYQWEDQSKEEIELPEMNEDAVMYLAKNPEKKDTFAIFTIKGNSYTTSNNGESWENIIDQGQTK is encoded by the coding sequence ATGAAGATAAAAATAGGGATGATTATGTTTATATCTATGCTTATCCTCGCCGCGTGCAGCAGTGATTCTAATCAGAATGAAACGTCAGAAGAAAGTTCAGAGCAAAAGGAATCCGTTGAAAAGAGTACGGCTTCCTTTGATGGAAGTCTCGAGCACGTCCATGGGATCGGCTATATGGATGCGGATACCCTCGCGTACGCCGCTCATTCTGGAATCAAGTTACATAAGGGGGGGGAGTGGCTCGAATCCATTCATCACAAAAATGATTACATGGGTTTTAATGTAGTCGACAATGGGTTTTATACCTCAGGTCACCCGGGAGAAGGAAGTGATCTTCCGAATCCAATTGGTCTTCAGAAAGGTAAAGTGATGGAAGAAGACTTATCTGCCCTTGGATTTGAGGGAGAAAGTGATTTCCATGCGATGGGAGTAGGAGCCAGAAATCACGCCGTTTATGTATTGAATGAACATGCGAACTCAGAAATGGAGCAGGGGCTGTATAGAAGCCTTGATGACGGAGAGAGTTGGGAGAAGCTAGCCGCTGAAAATTCCGGCGAGAAAATTTTTCAAATTGCCGTTCATCCTGATGATGAAAATAGGGTGGCGCTGGCTACCGCTTCAGGAATTTATGTAAGTGAAGATGGAGGCGAAACCTTCAGCAGAATTTCAGAGGAAGGACAGGGCAGCGGTCTGCATTTTTCAGAAGATCGCCTATATTATGGTCTTTATACCGGCACACCTTCCTTGTCCGTCTATCAATGGGAAGATCAATCCAAAGAGGAGATCGAACTCCCTGAAATGAATGAGGATGCGGTCATGTATCTCGCTAAAAACCCTGAAAAGAAAGACACATTTGCTATTTTTACGATTAAAGGAAACAGTTATACGACTTCTAATAACGGGGAATCCTGGGAGAATATTATAGATCAGGGACAAACAAAATAA
- a CDS encoding DUF5693 family protein — translation MNKPRVLWIILILLLTATIPSLYERSSIERAQDDYELVLPYKHIKEMAEPVDSLPSVLQQLQAAGLTSVLVDMKEASLPEEAVSEIKGAELDVIISVAADNTKNWKNQLETAVHYYEDESDYIHISGDKAPGYPDAAAMDELAGILAEGAEGVYFTEFQRLEGFKEFTDDLNYNVVRMHDLDLLHGHQTVEEKVDRTLRAVKERNQRSILLSSMEADPLSHTVTYLEKITVAMPSAFELNEADGWKDFSPPLWAKLAAFLAGILFIYQALVSIFQYRLFGWLAAFASVGLMIAYLMTDSLLFLQGFALGVGLVTPIYAVKATSRGSTRIKDITFSYMKALGISLAGIVIIIALLNGTVFLTGIALFRGVKLLYVVPLLFFGVYALWGLTFKEVKQSLKGWHVILIALVGAAAVYYVLRSGNSQAVSEVELWFRTKLEEWLYARPRSKEFLLGFPAYLLALAVLPRFKRIGKMLLVPGVIGFMSIVNTFSHLHIPLHISLLRTSYSIVFGYLIGLLAIGIYKLIFKK, via the coding sequence ATGAACAAACCGCGTGTCCTTTGGATCATCCTTATTCTTTTACTCACAGCAACGATTCCCAGTTTATATGAGCGCTCCTCTATCGAAAGGGCACAGGATGACTACGAGCTCGTCCTTCCTTATAAGCATATAAAAGAAATGGCAGAACCGGTTGATTCTCTTCCCTCTGTGCTTCAGCAGCTGCAGGCAGCTGGTCTCACCTCCGTGCTTGTAGATATGAAGGAAGCCTCCCTGCCGGAAGAAGCCGTTTCTGAAATTAAAGGCGCAGAACTGGATGTAATTATTTCAGTAGCAGCCGACAACACGAAGAATTGGAAAAATCAGCTGGAGACGGCGGTTCACTATTATGAGGATGAATCAGATTATATACATATCAGCGGGGATAAGGCTCCCGGCTACCCTGATGCAGCCGCTATGGACGAATTAGCCGGCATTCTTGCAGAAGGAGCAGAAGGTGTATATTTTACAGAGTTTCAACGGCTTGAAGGATTCAAGGAATTTACCGATGATCTAAACTACAACGTGGTTCGGATGCATGACCTGGATCTATTGCACGGCCACCAGACCGTAGAAGAAAAAGTGGACCGCACCCTGCGCGCCGTAAAAGAACGCAATCAGCGCTCGATCCTGCTGTCTTCTATGGAAGCCGATCCGCTGAGTCATACGGTCACTTACTTAGAAAAAATAACAGTGGCCATGCCGTCTGCCTTTGAGTTAAATGAAGCAGACGGGTGGAAAGACTTCTCGCCACCGCTATGGGCGAAGCTCGCAGCGTTTCTTGCCGGGATTCTATTTATTTATCAGGCGCTCGTCTCCATTTTCCAGTACCGCTTATTCGGATGGCTTGCCGCCTTCGCATCAGTTGGGCTTATGATTGCTTACCTGATGACGGATTCTCTCTTATTCCTGCAGGGATTCGCCCTGGGAGTGGGACTGGTCACTCCGATTTATGCGGTCAAAGCAACATCCCGTGGCAGTACCCGCATCAAGGATATAACCTTTTCCTATATGAAAGCACTGGGGATCAGCCTGGCCGGAATCGTGATCATCATTGCTTTGCTTAATGGGACGGTGTTCTTAACAGGAATTGCCCTGTTCCGGGGAGTCAAATTGCTTTACGTCGTTCCTCTGCTTTTCTTTGGGGTTTATGCTCTGTGGGGGCTGACTTTTAAAGAAGTGAAGCAGTCTCTGAAGGGCTGGCACGTCATCCTTATTGCGCTCGTTGGGGCTGCGGCGGTGTATTATGTGCTGCGAAGTGGGAATAGCCAGGCTGTGAGTGAGGTTGAGTTGTGGTTCCGGACGAAGCTTGAAGAGTGGCTTTACGCGCGACCGCGATCGAAGGAATTTCTTCTGGGCTTTCCGGCTTACCTGTTAGCTCTGGCCGTTCTCCCACGATTTAAGCGCATAGGGAAAATGCTGCTTGTACCTGGTGTGATCGGGTTTATGTCAATCGTTAACACCTTCTCCCACCTGCACATTCCGCTTCACATTTCCCTGCTCCGGACAAGCTACAGCATCGTGTTCGGCTATCTAATCGGCCTGCTCGCGATTGGAATCTATAAGCTGATTTTTAAAAAGTAG